The sequence below is a genomic window from Syntrophus gentianae.
CAGCCGGCGGACTTTTCAGCAAAGCCCGGAATTTGGACTTATCATTGCACTTCATGTAGGCTTCGTCAGCGCTGATCCAGCCTTTATTGAAGAGTTCCATGATGCCGTCGTCGAGAAGCTGCATCCCATACTTTTTCCCCGTCTGAATCATGGACGGAATCTGGAAGGTCTTGGACTCGCGGATCAGATTGCGAACCGCTGAATTGGCAATGAGGATTTCCAGAGCGGCGCAACGCCCTTTCTTGTCGATTCTCTTGAAAAGCACCTGGGCGATGATCGCCCGCAGGCCATCAGACAGGGTGGAACGGATCTGGGCCTGTTCGCTCGAGGGGAACACCTCGATGACCCGGTCCACCGTCTTGGCTGCACTCGTCGTATGGAGCGTCCCAAAGACAAGATGGCCGGTGGATGCAGCCTCCACCGCCAGAGAGATGGTTTCCAGATCCCGCATTTCACCCACCAGAATGATGTCCGGGTCTTCACGGAGGGCCCCTCTCAGGGCCGCGGAGAAGCTCTGCGTATGGACGCCGACTTCCCGGTGATTGACGATGC
It includes:
- a CDS encoding type IV pilus twitching motility protein PilT, whose translation is MAKIDAFFQLMHEQGASDLHLISGQQPAIRIRGDLERVKYDILDNDDLKAMLYEITPEQKVKQFEETSDVDFAYEIPGLARYRANFFEQKYGVGAVFREIPSEILTCQQLGLPPVISKLASLPRGLVLVTGPTGSGKSTTLAAIIDEANRIRKDHIITVEDPIEFVHRSQSCIVNHREVGVHTQSFSAALRGALREDPDIILVGEMRDLETISLAVEAASTGHLVFGTLHTTSAAKTVDRVIEVFPSSEQAQIRSTLSDGLRAIIAQVLFKRIDKKGRCAALEILIANSAVRNLIRESKTFQIPSMIQTGKKYGMQLLDDGIMELFNKGWISADEAYMKCNDKSKFRALLKSPPADFTEV